One region of Erythrolamprus reginae isolate rEryReg1 chromosome 8, rEryReg1.hap1, whole genome shotgun sequence genomic DNA includes:
- the BRS3 gene encoding bombesin receptor subtype-3 produces the protein MARSSLLVRNADLCEDVNSTEETASITSNPTSQDSGSEDASLGLATLCTIYAAYATIISMGLLGNVILVKVFFKIKSMQTVPNIFITSLAFGDLLLLLTCVPVDAACYVVDTWLFGRLGCKLLSFIQRTSVGVSVFTLTVLSADRYKAIVKPLELHSDAVLKTCCKVACIWVASMLLATPEAVSSDLYTFHLPEKNTTLETCAPYPVSERILQEAHSLVCFLIFYILPLTIISIYYFLIAKTLYKSTSSMPAEEQGHARKQIESRKRVAKTVLVLVGLFAFCWLPNHILYLYRSFTYHTSIDTSAFHLVATIFSRALAFSNSCVNPFALYWLSKSFRQHFKKEISCCKAKVPARRASLTQTQPPSRAMSVTGSEISVTLLTDYSITKEEESV, from the exons ATGGCCAGGTCATCTCTGCTGGTGAGAAACGCTGATCTCTGTGAAGATGTAAACTCAACTGAAGAGACGGCCTCCATAACGAGCAACCCAACAAGCCAAGATAGCGGGTCTGAAGATGCCTCCCTTGGCTTGGCGACCCTCTGTACCATCTACGCAGCCTACGCCACCATCATTTCCATGGGTCTTCTCGGGAACGTCATCCTGGTCAAAGTCTTCTTCAAGATCAAATCCATGCAGACCGTGCCCAATATTTTCATCACCAGCCTGGCTTTTGGTGACCTGCTCCTCCTGTTGACCTGCGTGCCCGTGGACGCTGCCTGTTACGTCGTGGATACGTGGTTATTCGGTCGACTCGGCTGCAAACTCCTCTCTTTTATTCAACGAACCTCCGTGGGGGTTTCCGTATTCACGCTCACAGTTCTCAGCGCTGACAG GTATAAGGCGATTGTGAAGCCGTTGGAATTGCACTCGGATGCCGTTCTCAAGACCTGCTGCAAAGTGGCTTGCATTTGGGTCGCCTCCATGCTATTGGCCACTCCGGAAGCCGTATCTTCGGACCTCTACACTTTCCACCTGCCTGAGAAGAACACCACCCTGGAAACCTGTGCCCCGTATCCTGTCTCCGAACGCATCCTGCAGGAAGCCCACTCGCTGGTTTGCTTCTTGATCTTCTACATCTTACCCCTGACGATCATCTCCATCTACTACTTCCTGATTGCCAAGACCCTCTACAAAAGCACCTCCAGTATGCCCGCAGAGGAGCAAGGTCACGCTCGGAAGCAG ATTGAATCCCGCAAGCGAGTGGCCAAAACCGTCCTGGTCTTAGTTGGCTTGTTTGCCTTCTGCTGGCTACCCAACCACATCCTCTACCTCTACCGTTCGTTCACCTACCACACTTCCATAGATACGTCCGCTTTCCATCTGGTGGCCACCATCTTCTCCCGGGCGCTGGCCTTCAGCAATTCCTGCGTCAACCCCTTCGCTCTCTACTGGCTGAGTAAGAGCTTCCGCCAACATTTCAAGAAGGAGATTTCGTGTTGCAAAGCCAAAGTGCCCGCCAGAAGGGCCAGCCTGACTCAGACCCAGCCCCCGAGCAGAGCCATGTCAGTCACGGGCTCGGAAATCAGTGTCACTTTGCTCACGGATTATAGCATCACCAAAGAAGAGGAGAGCGTTTAA
- the ADGRG4 gene encoding adhesion G-protein coupled receptor G4, with the protein MMLCAASFGTSVGMDLSGTPLSDADEWALTLVTYVGCGISSIFLGLALLVYFSTDKVCEDYPSKILVNLSFALLMLNLAFLVNSWLATFENRGLCITAAVTLHYFLLSAFTWMGLEAVNMYFALVKVFKVYIPHYMLKFSIAGWGIPAFIVIVVLSIDRDFYGTDFALRRSADGPSMQFCWIQDKWVFYISLVGYFILIFLINISMFVTVLCQIRAMKTNNPRVGKDRSQEFLLDLKRVISLTFLLGLTWGFAFFSWGPILMKTVFMYIFAICNSLQGFFIFIFYCLVKDNVRKQCQIHFCCGKLRLGNSHHVACRSNSHMSTASQAIRLPRMRKIFPEDLDLHHTEKNKDLS; encoded by the exons ATGATGCTGTGCGCTGCGTCTTTTGGGACTTCAGTGGGAATG GACTTATCTGGGACACCGCTCAGCGATGCTGACGAATGGGCTTTAACGCTGGTGACTTATGTGGGATGTGGCATTTCCTCCATTTTCCTGGGCTTGGCATTGTTGGTTTACTTCTCGACCGA CAAAGTCTGTGAGGACTACCCTTCCAAAATCCTCGTCAACCTCTCCTTCGCGTTGTTGATGCTCAACCTGGCCTTCTTGGTGAACTCTTGGCTGGCCACGTTTGAGAATCGCGGCCTTTGCATCACGGCTGCTGTGACCTTGCATTACTTCCTGCTCTCGGCCTTTACCTGGATGGGCCTGGAAGCTGTCAACATGTATTTTGCCCTCGTGAAAGTCTTCAAAGTCTACATTCCACATTACATGCTCAAGTTTTCCATAGCTGGCTGGG GAATTCCGGCGTTTATTGTAATTGTGGTCCTCAGCATCGACAGGGACTTCTACGGAACTGACTTTGCTTTGAGAAGAAGTGCCGACGGGCCCTCCATGCAGTT TTGTTGGATTCAGGACAAGTGGGTTTTTTACATCTCTCTCGTCGGCTATTTCATCCTGATATTCCTGATCAACATTAGCATGTTCGTTACCGTCCTTTGTCAAATCCGTGCCATGAAAACCAACAATCCAAGGGTCGGGAAGGACCGGAGCCAAGAATTCCTCCTTGACTTGAAGAGAGTCATCAGCCTGACATTCCTGCTGGGCTTGACGTGGGGTTTTGCCTTCTTTTCATGGGGGCCCATTCTTATGAAGACTGTCTTCATGTACATCTTTGCCATTTGCAACTCCTTGCAAG ggttcttcatcttcatcttttaCTGCCTGGTGAAGGATAACGTCAGGAAGCAATGCCAGATACACTTCTGTTGTGGGAAACTTCGGCTCGGCAATTCCC ATCACGTTGCTTGCCGCAGTAACAGCCATATGTCCACAGCTTCTCAGGCAATCCGACTTCCCCGAATGAGGAAAATATTTCCGGAAGATCTTGACTTACACCacacagagaaaaataaagatttgtcTTAA